Proteins found in one Venturia canescens isolate UGA chromosome 8, ASM1945775v1, whole genome shotgun sequence genomic segment:
- the LOC122414289 gene encoding alaserpin-like, with the protein MPQQLETLFSEHLHFFLRRVYPASSFTTRALVHKMPRLFLLGALLLHVAASNAAQPEAPGALDSRVRQYALNTVTRDSKRFSSKLVQEVAKIDSKNQVVSPLGLSLTLAMASFGARRKCQNIFQDVVGTPFITYTGKVGYQALIDYLASYRGGVELRVANGVFLSSKIQPKREFIEVTAQAFRSAVQKIEFEKSTEAVNTINEWSRNRTNGHVESVLQPGDVNEDTSMVLVTAVYFKGTWMKNFVVENTREQPFYLEDGTEIKIPTMSVERSFRYGEYPEADAKFVELPYKTEDAAHNMSMYIILPNKKSGLKHLEKNFHQITVQQLIARGTKKKVYIHLPKFKIESEIDLKEPLSRMGMSSMFDPREADFSDIVTSPRLYVTKIVQKSVIEINEEGCEAASSSAVAFSSRSSFDSPTLFFADHAFYVCVVTTGANPQNIFTARFTGQEEEKSARRC; encoded by the exons ATGCCACAACAGCTTGAAACTCTCTTCTCGGAACATCTGCACTTTTTTCTGCGTAGAGTTTATCCAGCTTCCAGTTTCACAACTCGAGCTTTGGTCCACAAAATGCCTCGAC TTTTCCTGCTGGGAGCTTTACTCCTGCACGTCGCAGCCTCCAACGCAGCGCAACCGGAAGCTCCGGGAGCGCTCGACTCCAGGGTCAGACAGTATGCCCTCAACACAGTAACTCGCGACTCGAAACGCTTCTCGAGCAAATTGGTGCAG GAAGTCGCGAAAATCGATTCGAAAAATCAAGTCGTTTCTCCGCTCGGTCTTTCTCTTACTTTGGCCATGGCGTCCTTTGGAGCACGCAGAAAGTGTCAAAACATATTTCAGGACGTTGTCGGGACTCCGTTCATAACATATACTGGAAAAGTTGGATACCAAGCTCTCATCGATTACTTGGCT AGCTATAGGGGAGGAGTGGAGCTGCGCGTTGCCAACGGCGTATTCCTCTCGTCGAAGATTCAACCGAAACGTGAGTTCATCGAAGTCACTGCACAAGCTTTTCGTTCGGCggttcaaaaaatcgaattcgaaaaatcaaccGAAGCGGTTAACACGATAAACGAATGGAGCCGGAACAGGACGAACGGCCATGTCGAAAGCGTTTTACAACCAG GTGACGTCAACGAGGATACCAGCATGGTCCTCGTGACCGCTGTGTACTTCAAGGGCActtggatgaaaaatttcgtcgtCGAAAATACACGGGAACAACCGTTTTATCTCGAGGACGGgacggaaataaaaattccaacgaTGAGTGTCGAAAGATCTTTCCGTTACGGCGAGTATCCCGAAGCTGATGCCAAATTCGTCGAGCTCCCGTACAAG ACCGAAGATGCAGCTCACAACATGAGCATGTACATAATACTTCCGAATAAAAAATCCGGTCTCAAGCatctcgagaaaaatttccaccaaATAACCGTACAACAACTTATCGCAaggggaacgaaaaaaaaagtttacatTCATCTGCCAAAATTCAAGATCGAAAGTGAAATCGACCTCAAGGAACCTTTGTCACGT ATGGGAATGTCTAGCATGTTCGATCCTCGCGAAGCCGACTTCTCAGATATCGTTACATCCCCTCGGCTCTACGTAACGAAGATCGTCCAAAAATCTGTCATAGAAATCAATGAAGAAGGTTGCGAGGCCGCTTCATCGAGTG CTGTAGCTTTTTCTTCACGATCATCCTTCGATTCTCCGACTTTGTTCTTCGCGGACCATGCTTTCTACGTTTGTGTCGTCACCACGGGCGCAAACCCTCAGAATATCTTCACCGCTCGCTTCACAGGccaagaagaggaaaaaagtgcgCGACGGTGCTGA
- the LOC122414290 gene encoding serine protease inhibitor 3/4-like isoform X1 has product MRLLVIVLGIVILNVAAIAAQRPSIRGRMLEKYGTSAWNQRRSTNRVLKSSDDFSRKLVKEVAKKDRGNFIVSPLGVSMTLAMSAFGARGRTEMQLRKALGLSNDEESRKIGYQTVTDYLNSFQKAELHVANRVFLSSEITPNPQFADTMERAFRSQAQTLNFYDAAKSSQTINRWGAAETNNRITEVVSPGDFGSDTVMTLVNAVYFKGTWLKKFDPEVTRDSPFYHEDGTHKNIPTMDAVLNVTYGEYPEVDATFIQLPYQSEDNQHNISMFIVLPNKRDGLTTVDENYDKISISQLIQRGIYQNVDMLIPKFKIEGELDLNGPLQRMGMTDMFDASRADFSGITGGGYTQDPNEVISTGRIVVNKVMQKAVVEVNEEGSEAAAVTVELFESRSFGPKYTRFIANHPFYAIIATTGKHPINLFTLRFTG; this is encoded by the exons ATGCGTTTAC TAGTTATCGTACTGGGGATCGTAATCCTCAACGTCGCTGCTATCGCAGCTCAACGACCATCGATCAGGGGCCGAATGCTTGAAAAATATGGGACGTCTGCCTGGAATCAACGGAGATCTACCAACCGAGTACTCAAGAGCTCGGACGATTTTTCGCGCAAATTGGTTAAG GAAGTCGCGAAAAAAGATCGAGGAAATTTCATCGTTAGTCCGCTCGGTGTGTCGATGACTCTGGCAATGTCAGCTTTCGGGGCACGGGGTCGTACCGAAATGCAACTTCGCAAGGCTCTTGGACTCTCCAACGACGAGGAATCTAGAAAAATCGGATATCAGACCGTCACCGACTATTTGAAT AGTTTCCAAAAAGCGGAATTGCACGTCGCCAACAGGGTATTCCTTTCCTCAGAAATAACTCCTAACCCCCAATTTGCCGATACAATGGAACGTGCATTCCGTTCCCAGGCGCAAACTCTCAATTTTTATGATGCAGCGAAATCGAGCCAAACTATAAACAGATGGGGCGCGGCAGAGACGAACAATCGTATCACAGAAGTCGTTAGCCCAG GTGATTTCGGCAGCGATACGGTAATGACTCTAGTTAACGCGGTGTATTTCAAGGGCAcatggttgaaaaaattcgaccCTGAAGTTACAAGAGATTCACCGTTTTACCATGAAGATGGTACTCACAAAAATATTCCAACCATGGACGCAGTGCTCAACGTCACTTATGGGGAATATCCAGAAGTCGACGCCACCTTCATTCAACTTCCTTATCAG AGCGAAGATAATCAACACAACATAAGCATGTTCATCGTACTTCCGAATAAACGGGACGGTCTTACCACTGTGGACGAAaattatgataaaatttcCATCTCGCAACTAATCCAACGCGGAATATACCAAAATGTTGATATGCTCAtaccaaaatttaaaatcgaaGGTGAACTTGATCTCAACGGACCCCTGCAACGA ATGGGCATGACGGACATGTTTGACGCGTCGAGAGCAGACTTCTCGGGCATCACTGGTGGGGGGTACACTCAGGATCCCAACGAAGTTATTTCGACTGGTAGAATCGTTGTAAACAAAGTTATGCAAAAAGCTGTCGTAGAAGTCAACGAAGAAGGCAGCGAAGCTGCGGCAGTAACCG ttGAACTTTTCGAATCCCGATCGTTCGGACCGAAATATACGCGATTTATCGCGAACCATCCCTTCTACGCTATTATCGCTACGACCGGCAAGCATCCGATCAATCTCTTCACGCTTCGCTTCACCGGTTAA
- the LOC122414290 gene encoding serine protease inhibitor 3/4-like isoform X2 encodes MRLLIVLGIVILNVAAIAAQRPSIRGRMLEKYGTSAWNQRRSTNRVLKSSDDFSRKLVKEVAKKDRGNFIVSPLGVSMTLAMSAFGARGRTEMQLRKALGLSNDEESRKIGYQTVTDYLNSFQKAELHVANRVFLSSEITPNPQFADTMERAFRSQAQTLNFYDAAKSSQTINRWGAAETNNRITEVVSPGDFGSDTVMTLVNAVYFKGTWLKKFDPEVTRDSPFYHEDGTHKNIPTMDAVLNVTYGEYPEVDATFIQLPYQSEDNQHNISMFIVLPNKRDGLTTVDENYDKISISQLIQRGIYQNVDMLIPKFKIEGELDLNGPLQRMGMTDMFDASRADFSGITGGGYTQDPNEVISTGRIVVNKVMQKAVVEVNEEGSEAAAVTVELFESRSFGPKYTRFIANHPFYAIIATTGKHPINLFTLRFTG; translated from the exons ATGCGTTTAC TTATCGTACTGGGGATCGTAATCCTCAACGTCGCTGCTATCGCAGCTCAACGACCATCGATCAGGGGCCGAATGCTTGAAAAATATGGGACGTCTGCCTGGAATCAACGGAGATCTACCAACCGAGTACTCAAGAGCTCGGACGATTTTTCGCGCAAATTGGTTAAG GAAGTCGCGAAAAAAGATCGAGGAAATTTCATCGTTAGTCCGCTCGGTGTGTCGATGACTCTGGCAATGTCAGCTTTCGGGGCACGGGGTCGTACCGAAATGCAACTTCGCAAGGCTCTTGGACTCTCCAACGACGAGGAATCTAGAAAAATCGGATATCAGACCGTCACCGACTATTTGAAT AGTTTCCAAAAAGCGGAATTGCACGTCGCCAACAGGGTATTCCTTTCCTCAGAAATAACTCCTAACCCCCAATTTGCCGATACAATGGAACGTGCATTCCGTTCCCAGGCGCAAACTCTCAATTTTTATGATGCAGCGAAATCGAGCCAAACTATAAACAGATGGGGCGCGGCAGAGACGAACAATCGTATCACAGAAGTCGTTAGCCCAG GTGATTTCGGCAGCGATACGGTAATGACTCTAGTTAACGCGGTGTATTTCAAGGGCAcatggttgaaaaaattcgaccCTGAAGTTACAAGAGATTCACCGTTTTACCATGAAGATGGTACTCACAAAAATATTCCAACCATGGACGCAGTGCTCAACGTCACTTATGGGGAATATCCAGAAGTCGACGCCACCTTCATTCAACTTCCTTATCAG AGCGAAGATAATCAACACAACATAAGCATGTTCATCGTACTTCCGAATAAACGGGACGGTCTTACCACTGTGGACGAAaattatgataaaatttcCATCTCGCAACTAATCCAACGCGGAATATACCAAAATGTTGATATGCTCAtaccaaaatttaaaatcgaaGGTGAACTTGATCTCAACGGACCCCTGCAACGA ATGGGCATGACGGACATGTTTGACGCGTCGAGAGCAGACTTCTCGGGCATCACTGGTGGGGGGTACACTCAGGATCCCAACGAAGTTATTTCGACTGGTAGAATCGTTGTAAACAAAGTTATGCAAAAAGCTGTCGTAGAAGTCAACGAAGAAGGCAGCGAAGCTGCGGCAGTAACCG ttGAACTTTTCGAATCCCGATCGTTCGGACCGAAATATACGCGATTTATCGCGAACCATCCCTTCTACGCTATTATCGCTACGACCGGCAAGCATCCGATCAATCTCTTCACGCTTCGCTTCACCGGTTAA
- the LOC122415262 gene encoding uncharacterized protein, producing the protein MHPLILFRILIVGVATASAAQSSTPNVDESDVTYLTNSALKLLAVEKVSSGAAHFSGELVQQRKARIEPKNGEILFNWFFSMQEIAKDHRKNLVSSPLGATFALSMASFGAKGNTLWLLYNALGLSLLEDISQIGFRTVVDQLNSYKAVELHVATSAFVSSAIEPKARFVEAISKVFRSPVQSVDFSESVKASNLINGWCEMATNSRISKIVNANELDENTGLVLVNAVYFKGEWLKKFNDFGTFEAPFNLEDGTVKQVLSMNARHTLSYGQYPEVDAAFVELPYKKEKGTRGMSMFVILPNEIDGLAHLEANFHRINVKNLIQRGRPQQINLRLPKFTIQSEIELKEPLKRMNMGDLFDPSTADFSGIVDTPRLGLDKIVQKVFIEINEKGSEAASATASFFTLRMNRGSKSTDFIADRPFYAIIATTDENPLNVFTARFTGQEDFLSLTIFVLASSTTLATGSPSQNDQSKFTYGASSLLRQIAVSQVTNGAAKFSGRLVQQVAANDRAGFVISPLGAGLTLSMASFGARTSTENVFLKALGLPCVENVRKVGLQTVVDQLNSFKDVTLYVANGAFVSSRIQPDPEFVGATKKTFGSSVETVDFSKPAEATKVINDWSKEKTRYWIPEIVTPEDLDDGTSLVLTSAVYFKAKWLKQFNREQTAESMFYREDGTTKQALSMTAIHNIPYGEYPEVKAKFIQLPYQSNVSMFVLLPDEINGLGYLEANFHKIRLRKLIQRGKERLVNIQLPKIKLESGIQLKEPLTRMEMGNLFDPDNADFTGIVQFPRIFIKKIIQKAVIEIDEEGTEAAAATGAIFGTRSTSGPKYLPFIVNRCFVAIIATTNKNPVNIFTARFTG; encoded by the exons ATGCATCCAC TGATTTTGTTCAGGATCCTGATCGTCGGGGTCGCCACTGCTTCGGCGGCGCAATCGTCGACGCCAAACGTCGACGAATCGGATGTAACGTATTTGACGAATTCGGCGTTGAAGCTTTTGGCggttgaaaaagtttccagCGGCGCAGCTCACTTCTCAGGGGAATTGGTCCAG CAGAGGAAAGCTCGAATTGAGccaaaaaatggagaaattttgttcaacTGGTTTTTCTCGATGCAGGAAATCGCGAAGGACCATCGAAAGAATCTGGTCAGTTCGCCGCTCGGTGCTACCTTCGCCTTGTCGATGGCATCTTTCGGAGCGAAAGGTAATACGTTGTGGCTTCTGTACAACGCTCTCGGTCTGTCCCTGCTCGAGGATATTAGCCAAATCGGCTTCCGGACAGTCGTCGATCAATTGAAC AGTTACAAAGCGGTGGAGCTCCACGTGGCGACGAGCGCATTCGTTTCTTCAGCGATCGAGCCAAAAGCCCGTTTCGTCGAAGCGATCTCGAAGGTCTTCCGTTCCCCGGTGCAGAGCGTCGATTTCAGTGAATCGGTAAAAGCGAGCAACCTCATTAACGGATGGTGCGAAATGGCGACGAACAGCCGCATCAGCAAAATCGTTAACGCAA ACGAGCTCGACGAGAACACCGGCTTGGTCCTCGTGAACGCGGTCTACTTCAAGGGCGagtggttgaaaaaattcaacgatttcggCACGTTCGAGGCTCCGTTCAACCTCGAGGACGGCACGGTGAAGCAAGTGCTCAGTATGAACGCGCGCCACACTTTGAGTTATGGGCAATACCCGGAAGTGGACGCCGCCTTCGTCGAGCTTCCGTACAAG AAGGAAAAGGGTACCCGAGGAATGAGCATGTTCGTCATACTTCCCAATGAAATCGACGGGCTCGCCCATCTCGAAGCGAACTTCCACCGCATCAACGTAAAAAACCTAATTCAACGTGGAAGACCTCAGCAAATCAATCTCCGGCTACCGAAATTCACGATTCAGAGTGAAATCGAGCTGAAAGAGCCCCTGAAACGA ATGAATATGGGCGATCTGTTCGATCCTTCCACAGCAGACTTCTCGGGAATCGTCGACACGCCTCGTCTTGGTTTGGACAAAATAGTGCAGAAagttttcatcgaaataaacgaaaaagggAGCGAAGCTGCATCGGCCACTG CTTCTTtcttcactttgagaatgaaTCGGGGATCAAAGTCCACCGACTTCATAGCGGACCGTCCGTTCTACGCCATCATTGCGACGACCGACGAGAACCCTCTGAACGTCTTCACTGCTCGGTTCACCGGCCAAGAAGACT TTCTCTCGTTGACGATCTTCGTACTGGCGAGCAGCACGACCCTGGCGACGGGGAGCCCATCGCAGAACGATCAATCGAAATTCACTTATGGAGCGAGCTCGCTGCTCAGGCAAATAGCCGTGAGCCAAGTGACCAACGGGGCGGCCAAATTCTCGGGCAGATTGGTTCAG CAAGTAGCGGCGAACGATCGGGCCGGTTTCGTCATCTCGCCGCTCGGTGCTGGGCTCACTCTGTCGATGGCATCGTTCGGGGCTCGAACATCCACCGAAAACGTATTTCTCAAGGCTCTGGGACTCCCTTGCGTCGAAAACGTCCGGAAAGTCGGGCTCCAAACGGTCGTCGATCAGCTGAAC AGCTTCAAAGACGTGACGCTCTACGTAGCGAACGGCGCATTCGTTTCTTCGAGGATTCAGCCCGATCCCGAATTCGTTGGAGCGACGAAAAAGACTTTTGGCTCGTCGGTCGAGACAGTCGATTTTAGCAAGCCGGCCGAGGCCACCAAAGTCATAAACGATTGGTCCAAGGAGAAGACGCGATACTGGATCCCGGAAATCGTCACTCCAG AGGATCTCGACGACGGTACGAGCTTGGTTCTCACGAGCGCCGTCTACTTCAAGGCAAAATGGTTGAAACAATTCAACCGTGAACAGACTGCCGAGTCGATGTTTTACCGCGAGGACGGAACGACGAAGCAAGCGCTCAGTATGACAGCAATCCACAACATTCCTTACGGGGAATACCCGGAAGTGAAGGCAAAATTCATCCAACTTCCGTACCAG AGCAACGTCAGCATGTTCGTCTTGCTCCCTGACGAGATCAACGGTCTCGGCTACCTGGAGGCGAACTTCCACAAAATCAGACTCCGCAAACTCATTCAGCGCGGTAAAGAGAGACTCGTGAACATTCAGTTACCGAAAATAAAACTCGAAAGTGGGATTCAGCTGAAAGAACCGTTGACACGA ATGGAGATGGGAAATTTGTTCGATCCGGACAACGCAGACTTCACCGGAATCGTCCAGTTCCCGAGgatttttataaagaaaattattcagAAAGCTGTGATAGAGATCGACGAAGAAGGCACCGAGGCTGCTGCAGCGACGG GCGCGATTTTCGGAACTCGATCGACCAGTGGACCAAAATATCTCCCCTTCATCGTCAACCGTTGTTTCGTCGCAATCATCGCTACAACGAACAAGAATCCTGTGAACATCTTCACCGCCCGTTTCACCGGGTGA
- the LOC122414295 gene encoding leukocyte elastase inhibitor-like: MVAPKDEEWTHTDINSKYQEVLWTRSEALEVLTKGLNEFGPVLWQNVVGSELNNRILSPVLVAVSLAMPSFGASADDQSRFNGIVKTPKFKYQARIAYQALVDHLEELRDAGLRVAHGIFMSETTEPRFEFIEATTRAFRSPLKKINFENPYEIAKSINDWITKKTGSKISNVIADVDIERHPCIILASALYFKGTWEQKFNETDPKSQPFHLSSDHEKNVDYMATDGTFLRGYIKAVEADYVVVPYQVNEGKKMIPMKMIFILPKEETGFFKLVDNFHLIAVQKLIPEATESEVHIQLPQFDKLECQEDLKLPLKRLGLGAPFSPCGLSNFNKLVDEEPKLYISQAVHTAVFEIDSIGVKDPPSPPATGPGVFQFIANRPFYAVLLGEINEDYVNILTIRYCGPN, translated from the exons atggttgcAC CCAAAGACGAGGAATGGACCCATACGGACATAAATTCCAAGTACCAGGAGGTGTTGTGGACGAGGTCGGAGGCCCTCGAAGTGCTGACGAAAGGTCTGAACGAGTTCGGGCCCGTGTTGTGGCAG AATGTCGTTGGCTCCGAACTGAACAATCGCATTCTTTCACCGGTCCTAGTGGCAGTGTCTTTGGCAATGCCATCGTTCGGAGCGAGCGCGGACGACCAATCGAGGTTTAACGGCATCGTCAAGACTCCGAAGTTCAAGTACCAGGCGAGAATAGCGTATCAGGCGCTGGTCGATCACCTGGAG GAATTGAGAGATGCAGGACTCCGGGTGGCCCACGGCATCTTCATGTCCGAGACGACAGAACCTCGCTTCGAGTTCATCGAAGCGACTACGAGAGCTTTCCGATCGCCAttgaagaaaatcaatttcgaaaatccctaTGAGATAGCGAAAAGCATCAACGACTGGATCACCAAGAAAACGGGCAGCAAGATTTCCAACGTCATCGCGGATG TTGACATTGAACGACATCCGTGCATTATTCTCGCGAGCGCTCTCTACTTCAAGGGTACGTGGGagcaaaaattcaacgaaacggATCCCAAGAGTCAACCGTTCCACCTCAGCTCTGatcacgaaaaaaacgtggatTATATGGCCACAGACGGAACTTTCCTTCGTGGATATATCAAGGCAGTTGAGGCCGATTACGTCGTGGTTCCGTACCAa gtgaatgaaggaaaaaaaatgattcctaTGAAGATGATCTTCATACTGCCGAAGGAGGAGACCGGTTTTTTTAAGCTCGTAGACAACTTCCATTTGATCGCTGTACAAAAGCTTATCCCTGAAGCGACAGAAAGCGAGGTCCACATCCAGTTGCCGCAGTTCGATAAACTGGAATGTCAAGAGGACCTCAAACTACCTTTGAAACGA TTGGGCTTGGGCGCGCCGTTCAGTCCGTGCGGCTTATCGAATTTCAACAAGCTCGTCGATGAGGAACCCAAACTTTATATTTCTCAAGCCGTCCACACAGCTGTTTTCGAAATCGATTCAATCGGCGTCAAGGATCCACCCTCTCCTC CTGCCACGGGCCCGGGTGTTTTTCAGTTTATCGCCAATCGTCCTTTCTACGCTGTTCTCCTCGGAGAAATCAATGAAGATTACGTCAATATATTGACAATTCGCTATTGCGGACCGAATTAG
- the LOC122414292 gene encoding serpin I2-like has protein sequence MIFLYLLGTLGLCSVTAAPKSTLIDEDSPRLAARNSIVLSAAWTASTLTPWVALLNSPNYVYSPLGVYMTLSMASFGANGAYKNSLKYLLQQIVDDQKTGMKVFIDHFQNFERTGLHMANAFYVSPDISVRPEFKRTIEERFGMTPRNLTRNVQMKEWCEYHSRRRLTNIINRRNLAPNKALSFTNAAYFRNEWLQKFNDLHTKQGTFHREDGTKKRVPVMSVAGSFRYGEFKEFGATYVELPFKRGKDDKPKVSMFIVLPDEEHGLAHVERKFLNITAKIHEKYGNVKNVSIKLPKFSITSDKIDLKSPLTHLNLGSLFDPFEANLTGIAEKPRIYFNDVVQSSIILIDEGGVEAASGTGCNEVQCESYEPLVPPCHPPAPRPEYIPFVADRPFYVIIGTTEELNSVDVFVARFNG, from the exons ATGATTTTCC TTTATTTACTGGGTACTTTGGGCCTGTGCTCCGTAACTGCTGCTCCCAAATCAACACTCATCGATGAGGATTCGCCACGACTTGCAGCTCGCAACAGTATAGTGCTCAGTGCGGCTTGGACCGCGTCCACCCTGACTCCG TGGGTCGCCCTATTGAATTCTCCCAATTACGTTTATTCTCCACTCGGTGTTTATATGACTCTGTCGATGGCATCATTCGGAGCGAACGGAGCGTacaaaaattcgttgaaatatcTTCTACAGCAAATCGTAGATGACCAAAAAACTGGAATGAAAGTATTCATCGATCATTTTCAA AATTTCGAGCGAACTGGACTGCACATGGCCAACGCTTTTTACGTTTCTCCCGATATCTCTGTTCGCCCGGAATTCAAAAGAACTATCGAGGAACGTTTCGGTATGACGCCGCGGAATTTGACAAGGAACGTCCAAATGAAGGAATGGTGCGAGTATCACTCGCGACGTCGCTTAACGAACATTATAAATCGGA GAAATCTTGCCCCGAACAAGGCTTTGTCGTTCACGAACGCTGCGTACTTCAGGAACGAGTGGTTGCAGAAATTCAATGACTTGCACACTAAACAAGGCACATTTCACAGGGAGGATGGCACGAAAAAACGAGTGCCTGTGATGAGCGTTGCGGGATCATTTCGCTACGGAGAATTTAAAGAATTTGGCGCAACTTACGTTGAATTGCCATTCAAG CGCGGGAAAGACGACAAACCCAAGGTCAGCATGTTCATTGTACTCCCGGACGAGGAGCACGGGCTGGCCCATGTGGAAAGGAAGTTCCTGAACATCACCGCGAAGATACATGAGAAATACGGAAACgtcaaaaatgtttcgattAAACTACCAAAATTCAGCATCACAAGCGATAAGATTGATCTCAAAAGCCCCTTGACGCAT CTGAATCTCGGAAGCTTGTTCGATCCGTTCGAAGCTAACTTGACAGGAATAGCCGAAAAGCCTCGAATTTATTTCAACGATGTCGTACAGAGCAGCATTATATTAATCGATGAGGGAGGAGTCGAAGCCGCGTCAGGAACGG GATGCAATGAAGTACAATGCGAGTCTTACGAGCCGTTAG TTCCGCCTTGTCATCCGCCAGCCCCTCGCCCCGAATACATACCCTTCGTTGCAGATCGTCCCTTCTACGTTATCATCGGTACAACCGAGGAGTTAAATTCTGTGGACGTTTTCGTCGCACGGTTCAACGGTTAA